Part of the Streptomyces sp. RFCAC02 genome is shown below.
GAAGCCCTCCTCGAGGCCGAGGAGAAGATGGAGAAGGCCGTCGGCGTCGCCAAGGACGACCTGGCGGCCATCCGTACCGGCCGTGCGCACCCCGCGATGTTCAACAAGATCGTCGCGGAGTACTACGGCACCAAGACCCCGATCAACCAGCTCGCGTCGTTCTCCGTGCCGGAGGCGCGCATGGCGGTGGTCACGCCGTTCGACAAGTCGGCGCTGCGCAACATCGAGCAGGCCATCCGCGACTCCGACCTCGGCGTCAACCCGACCAACGACGGCCACATCATCCGGGTTGTCCTCCCCGAGCTGACCGAGGAGCGGCGCCGCGAGTACATCAAGGTCGCCCGCACCAAGGGCGAGGACGCCAAGATCTCGATCCGCGGCGTCCGGCGCAAGGCGAAGGAGAGCATCGACAAGGCCGTCAAGGACGGCGAGGTCGGTGAGGACGAGGGCCGGCGCGGCGAGAAGGAGCTCGACGACACGACGGCCAAGTACGTCGCCCAGGTCGACGAGCTGCTGAAGCACAAGGAAGCCGAGCTGCTGGAGGTCTGACCGCCGCCCGGCCGGGGCGGCCCGGCCGGCGCCCGCCATCGCGAGGACGAGGACGCACCCAACCGTGAACGAATCTCCCTGGGGACCGCCCCGGGCCACCGGTTACGTCACGCCGGGCCAGCCGGCACCGGCCGGGCCGGCGACCCGGCCCCTGCCGCAGCAGGCCGCGCCCGGCGGTCCGCGGACCGTGCCGGTGCCGTCGGCACCGGCACGGTCCGCGGTGCCCGCCCCGGCGGGTCCCGTGCATGATGCGGCGCCGGCGGCGCAGACTCGGCCTATGACGGAGCA
Proteins encoded:
- the frr gene encoding ribosome recycling factor gives rise to the protein MIEEALLEAEEKMEKAVGVAKDDLAAIRTGRAHPAMFNKIVAEYYGTKTPINQLASFSVPEARMAVVTPFDKSALRNIEQAIRDSDLGVNPTNDGHIIRVVLPELTEERRREYIKVARTKGEDAKISIRGVRRKAKESIDKAVKDGEVGEDEGRRGEKELDDTTAKYVAQVDELLKHKEAELLEV